A genomic region of Mycobacterium sp. Aquia_213 contains the following coding sequences:
- the nadA gene encoding quinolinate synthase NadA — MTVMNRMDTLAEDMVASITNSAAGYGGVDGDEQWANEIRRLAQLRGATVLAHNYQLPAIQDVADHVGDSLALSRIAAEAPEDTIVFCGVHFMAETAKILSPEKTVLIPDQRAGCSLADSITPDELRAWKDEHPGAVVVSYVNTTAAVKALTDICCTSSNAVDVVESIDPDREVLFCPDQFLGAHVRRVTGRKNVHVWAGECHVHAGINGDELTEQARANPDAELYVHPECGCATSALYLAGEGAFPADRVKILSTGGMLDAARETRARKVLVATEVGMLHQLRRAAPEVEFRAVNDRASCKYMKMITPGALLRCLVEGADEVHVDPEVAAAGRRSVQRMIEIGRPGGGE; from the coding sequence GTGACGGTCATGAATCGCATGGACACGCTCGCCGAAGACATGGTTGCCAGCATTACCAATTCCGCCGCCGGTTACGGCGGCGTCGACGGTGATGAGCAGTGGGCCAACGAGATTCGCCGTCTGGCGCAACTGCGCGGGGCCACCGTGCTCGCGCACAATTACCAGCTGCCCGCGATCCAGGACGTCGCCGACCACGTCGGGGACTCGCTGGCGCTGTCGCGGATCGCGGCCGAAGCGCCGGAGGACACCATCGTGTTCTGCGGCGTGCACTTCATGGCCGAGACGGCCAAGATTCTGAGCCCGGAGAAGACCGTGCTCATTCCGGATCAGCGGGCCGGTTGCTCGCTGGCCGATTCGATCACGCCCGACGAGCTGCGCGCCTGGAAAGACGAGCACCCCGGTGCCGTCGTCGTCTCCTACGTCAACACCACCGCGGCCGTGAAGGCGCTCACCGACATCTGCTGCACCTCGTCCAACGCGGTCGACGTGGTCGAGTCGATCGACCCCGACCGCGAGGTGCTGTTCTGCCCGGACCAATTCCTCGGCGCCCACGTCCGCCGGGTGACCGGCCGCAAGAACGTCCACGTGTGGGCCGGTGAATGCCACGTGCACGCCGGAATCAACGGCGACGAGCTCACCGAGCAGGCCCGCGCCAATCCCGATGCCGAGCTGTATGTGCACCCCGAATGCGGTTGTGCCACTTCGGCGTTGTACCTCGCCGGCGAGGGAGCGTTCCCGGCCGATCGGGTGAAGATTCTTTCCACTGGCGGCATGCTCGACGCGGCGCGCGAGACCCGGGCCCGCAAGGTCCTGGTCGCCACCGAAGTCGGCATGCTGCACCAATTGCGCCGGGCCGCACCGGAAGTCGAATTCCGCGCGGTCAACGACCGCGCGTCCTGCAAGTACATGAAGATGATCACCCCCGGGGCGCTGCTGCGCTGCCTGGTCGAGGGCGCGGACGAGGTTCACGTCGATCCGGAAGTCGCGGCGGCGGGCCGGCGCAGCGTGCAACGCATGATCGAGATCGGCCGGCCGGGCGGCGGCGAATGA
- a CDS encoding NUDIX hydrolase, giving the protein MPNGSTAHEVLAVVFQVRQATEQVKGASRKGKPQLNVLLWQRARDPQRGFWSLPGGRVRNDEDMITSVRRQLAEKVDLQELAHLEQLAVFSDPRRVPGARVIASTFLGLVPSPATPELPPDTRWHPVSALPPMAFDHGPMVTHAHARLIAKMSYTNIGFALAPKEFALSTLRDIYSATLGHQVDATNLQRVLARRGVITQTGTIAQSGRSGGRPAALYHFTDSQLRVTDEFAALRPPGQP; this is encoded by the coding sequence ATGCCCAATGGTAGCACCGCCCACGAAGTGCTCGCGGTCGTGTTCCAGGTTCGGCAGGCCACCGAGCAGGTTAAGGGAGCCTCCCGAAAGGGAAAACCGCAGCTTAACGTGCTGTTATGGCAGCGTGCGCGCGATCCGCAACGGGGCTTCTGGTCGCTGCCGGGCGGGCGGGTGCGCAACGACGAGGACATGATCACCTCCGTGCGGCGTCAGCTGGCCGAAAAGGTGGATCTGCAAGAGCTGGCTCACCTGGAGCAGCTCGCCGTGTTCTCCGACCCACGCCGCGTCCCAGGCGCACGGGTGATCGCGTCGACCTTCCTGGGCCTGGTGCCCTCCCCCGCGACTCCGGAGCTGCCGCCGGACACCCGTTGGCACCCGGTGAGTGCGCTGCCGCCGATGGCGTTCGATCACGGCCCGATGGTGACGCACGCGCACGCCCGGCTGATCGCCAAGATGTCCTACACCAACATCGGATTCGCCTTGGCACCAAAGGAATTCGCACTGTCCACGCTGCGCGACATCTATAGCGCAACGCTGGGTCATCAAGTGGATGCGACGAATCTGCAGCGGGTGTTGGCCCGGCGCGGCGTAATCACGCAAACCGGCACCATCGCGCAGTCGGGTCGCAGCGGCGGGCGACCGGCAGCGTTGTACCACTTCACCGACTCGCAGCTGCGGGTCACCGACGAATTCGCCGCGCTGCGGCCGCCCGGCCAGCCTTAA
- a CDS encoding lipase family protein translates to MVELGNLAGTDGAEWIGRPPHEQLRPKARPLLPADDPFYQPPSGFQHAEPGTVLRSRDVELAFLGLIPQAVAAIQLLYRTTDMNGAPEACVTTVLVPADRVVGQNCPLLSYQCAIDAMASRCFPSYALRRRAKALGSIAQLELVMVAAALAEGWAVSVPDHEGLQGIWGAPYAPGYRVLDGIRAALNSERVALSPSAPIGLWGYSGGGLASAWAAEMCADYAPELNIVGAVLGSPVGDLGHTFRRLNGGVFAGLPALVVAALAHIYPELDRVIKEHTNAEGRALLDRLENMTTVGAILRMAGKNMGSYLDEPLEDILSSPEVSYVFDSIKLGVATPAPPVLIVQAVYDYLIDVHDIDALADAYSAGGADVSYHRDAFNEHALLHPLSAPMTLRWLTDRFAGRPLKDHLIRTAWPTAFNPITYTGMLRLGVIAAKVITGRKIRRRPL, encoded by the coding sequence TTGGTTGAACTCGGCAATTTGGCAGGCACCGACGGTGCGGAATGGATCGGTCGGCCGCCACATGAGCAACTGCGGCCCAAAGCGCGCCCGCTGCTGCCCGCAGACGACCCGTTCTACCAGCCACCTTCGGGCTTCCAACACGCCGAGCCCGGCACGGTACTGCGCTCCCGCGACGTCGAACTGGCCTTCCTCGGCCTGATTCCACAGGCGGTTGCGGCCATCCAGCTGCTCTACCGGACGACGGACATGAACGGCGCCCCGGAGGCCTGCGTCACCACGGTGCTCGTTCCCGCCGACCGTGTCGTCGGGCAGAACTGCCCGCTGCTGTCGTATCAATGCGCGATCGACGCGATGGCGTCGCGCTGCTTTCCGTCGTATGCACTGCGCAGAAGGGCGAAGGCGCTGGGTTCAATCGCCCAGTTGGAACTCGTCATGGTGGCCGCCGCGCTCGCCGAAGGCTGGGCGGTTTCGGTCCCCGACCACGAAGGCCTGCAAGGGATCTGGGGCGCACCCTACGCACCCGGCTATCGCGTCCTGGACGGCATCCGGGCCGCCCTGAACTCAGAGCGGGTCGCGTTGTCGCCGTCCGCCCCGATCGGGCTGTGGGGATACTCCGGCGGTGGGCTGGCCAGCGCCTGGGCCGCCGAGATGTGTGCCGACTATGCGCCCGAGCTCAACATTGTCGGCGCGGTGCTGGGATCGCCCGTCGGCGACCTGGGCCACACCTTCCGACGCCTCAACGGTGGTGTGTTCGCGGGTTTGCCCGCGCTGGTGGTGGCCGCGCTCGCGCACATCTACCCCGAGTTGGACCGGGTGATCAAGGAACACACCAACGCCGAGGGCCGCGCCCTGCTGGACCGGCTGGAAAACATGACCACGGTCGGCGCGATCCTGCGGATGGCCGGCAAGAACATGGGCAGCTACCTCGACGAACCCCTCGAGGACATCCTGTCCTCGCCCGAGGTGTCCTACGTCTTCGACAGCATCAAGCTGGGCGTCGCGACGCCCGCGCCGCCGGTCCTGATCGTGCAGGCCGTGTACGACTACCTGATCGACGTCCACGACATCGACGCGCTGGCCGATGCCTATTCGGCCGGTGGCGCCGACGTCAGCTACCACCGCGACGCGTTCAACGAACACGCACTGTTGCACCCGTTGTCGGCGCCGATGACGCTGCGCTGGCTCACCGACCGCTTCGCCGGCCGGCCGTTGAAGGACCATCTGATCAGGACCGCCTGGCCGACTGCCTTCAACCCGATCACCTACACCGGCATGCTTCGGCTCGGCGTGATCGCGGCCAAGGTCATCACCGGACGAAAGATTCGCCGCCGTCCGCTATGA
- a CDS encoding DUF2567 domain-containing protein, with the protein MTEPWVAAPAEPTGRVAPSRLRAIILVALGLSATGVLVGALWAWLAPPIHLVVAMTRSGERVHDYLGTESQHFFDVPCLLLGLLTVLAVVAPVLTWQWRRLRGPGMVIGLTIGMVGAAGVASGVGAVLALLRYGALDVDKVPVVGSPAVSYVVQAPPVFFGPGPLQIAITLLWPAAIAALVYALLAAGSAHDDLGSSGLAGRPTHSLPMEPEASVS; encoded by the coding sequence GTGACCGAACCCTGGGTGGCCGCGCCCGCCGAGCCCACCGGTCGCGTCGCCCCGTCCCGCCTGCGCGCGATTATCCTTGTGGCGCTTGGACTTTCGGCGACCGGAGTATTGGTCGGCGCCCTATGGGCGTGGCTGGCCCCGCCGATTCATTTGGTGGTGGCGATGACTCGCTCCGGCGAGCGGGTGCACGATTACCTGGGCACCGAGTCCCAGCATTTCTTCGACGTGCCGTGCCTGCTGCTGGGTCTGTTGACGGTGCTGGCGGTCGTGGCGCCGGTGTTGACGTGGCAGTGGCGCCGGCTGCGCGGCCCGGGCATGGTCATCGGGCTGACGATCGGCATGGTGGGCGCCGCCGGGGTGGCCTCGGGGGTGGGCGCGGTGCTGGCTCTGCTGCGCTATGGCGCGCTGGACGTCGACAAGGTGCCGGTGGTGGGCAGCCCCGCGGTGTCCTACGTCGTCCAGGCGCCGCCGGTGTTCTTCGGGCCCGGGCCGTTGCAGATAGCCATCACGCTGTTATGGCCCGCCGCCATCGCCGCGCTGGTCTATGCCCTGCTGGCGGCCGGAAGCGCCCACGACGACTTGGGCAGCTCGGGGCTTGCCGGCCGGCCGACGCACTCGCTTCCGATGGAGCCGGAAGCGTCCGTCTCATAG
- the bioB gene encoding biotin synthase BioB, with translation MTQAATRPTTDAGHDDDILAVARRQVLEGGEGLSRDQVLAVLQLPDERLEELLALAHEVRMRWCGPEVEVEGIISLKTGGCPEDCHFCSQSGLFASPVRSAWLDIPSLVEAAKQTAKSGATEFCIVAAVRGPDKRLMSQVAAGIEAIRNEVEINVACSLGMLSAEQVSELAAMGVHRYNHNLETAKSFFTNVVTTHTWEERWQTLTMVRDAGMEVCCGGILGMGETLEQRAEFAADLAELDPDEVPLNFLNPRPGTPFGDLEVMPVSEALKSVAAFRLALPRTMLRFAGGREITLGDLGAKQGILGGINAVIVGNYLTTLGRPAESDLELLEDLQMPIKALNATL, from the coding sequence GTGACTCAAGCGGCAACTCGACCCACCACCGATGCCGGCCATGACGACGACATCCTGGCGGTAGCCCGCCGGCAGGTGCTCGAGGGCGGCGAGGGATTGAGCCGGGACCAGGTCCTTGCGGTGCTGCAGCTGCCCGACGAGCGGCTCGAGGAGCTGTTGGCGCTGGCCCACGAGGTGCGGATGCGCTGGTGTGGCCCCGAGGTCGAGGTCGAGGGCATCATCAGCCTCAAGACCGGCGGCTGTCCCGAGGACTGCCACTTCTGTTCCCAGTCCGGGCTGTTCGCCTCGCCGGTGCGCAGCGCCTGGCTGGACATTCCGAGCCTGGTCGAGGCGGCCAAGCAAACCGCGAAGTCCGGTGCCACCGAGTTCTGCATCGTGGCCGCGGTGCGTGGTCCGGACAAACGGCTGATGTCCCAGGTCGCGGCCGGTATCGAGGCGATTCGCAACGAGGTCGAGATCAACGTCGCCTGCTCGCTGGGCATGCTGAGCGCGGAGCAGGTCTCCGAGCTCGCCGCGATGGGCGTGCACCGCTACAACCACAACCTGGAGACCGCCAAGTCGTTCTTCACCAATGTCGTCACCACGCACACCTGGGAAGAGCGCTGGCAGACGCTGACGATGGTGCGCGACGCGGGCATGGAGGTGTGCTGCGGCGGCATCCTCGGCATGGGGGAGACGCTGGAGCAGCGTGCGGAATTCGCCGCCGACCTCGCCGAGCTCGACCCCGACGAGGTGCCGCTGAACTTCCTCAACCCGCGGCCCGGTACGCCGTTCGGCGACCTCGAGGTGATGCCGGTCAGCGAAGCGCTGAAGTCGGTGGCCGCGTTCCGGCTGGCGTTGCCGCGCACGATGCTGCGCTTCGCCGGTGGCCGGGAGATCACCCTGGGCGACCTCGGCGCCAAGCAGGGCATCCTGGGCGGCATCAACGCCGTGATCGTCGGGAATTACCTGACCACACTCGGCCGTCCCGCCGAATCCGATCTGGAACTGCTCGAGGATCTACAGATGCCCATCAAGGCGCTCAATGCGACTCTCTAA